The genomic segment GGATGTCGGCGACCGAGCGCTTGGTGTGGGTGAACTCGATGGTGCCAAACGGCGTCTCGTGGGTGCCGCTGGCCCCCGTGGTCATCACCGTGATCCGGTCCATGGGGATTTGCGAGATCACCCCATATTCGGACAGGATAGCCTCCAGGCTCAGGTAGGACAGGGCACCTGGCCGCAGCGCCTTGGCCAAGTCTTCGATGATCCGGCTGTTGCGGCTTGCGGCGGCAGGGTTCACGTAGATCCCGCGGGCGGCGCGGATCAGCAGCCGGTCGGCGACCATCCGCTGCAAAGACTTCTCCATGGCCTTGGCGCCCTCGCCGGGGAACATCTTCCCGATATCCGCCTTCGACAAGATGTAGACGCCCCTTTTGTCGAGGGCTGCGAGCCGATGGATGAGGTCGATTTTCTTCATAAGTTTTGCATAACCCTACTCCAATGTAGGGTTCAGATGTCCTTATCGTATTTCTCGGGTTTTGCGGTGTCAATTCAAGTAATCATGAACCCTACTCAAAGATAGGGTATGACTTGACTTGATCGCCGTTCGCTGGCCGCTGGCTCGGGCTGGACGCACCGGGAGCGCCCGCTAGTGTCGCGTCACGGATCAGATGTCGT from the Verminephrobacter eiseniae EF01-2 genome contains:
- the abiEi gene encoding type IV toxin-antitoxin system AbiEi family antitoxin, with protein sequence MKKIDLIHRLAALDKRGVYILSKADIGKMFPGEGAKAMEKSLQRMVADRLLIRAARGIYVNPAAASRNSRIIEDLAKALRPGALSYLSLEAILSEYGVISQIPMDRITVMTTGASGTHETPFGTIEFTHTKRSVADILAHTQRIEGRPLRIAHKMAAVRDLLRVGRNVNMIDREALEEDAVEVA